The proteins below come from a single Burkholderia sp. FERM BP-3421 genomic window:
- the fliO gene encoding flagellar biosynthetic protein FliO: MMRRVALAGVALAAALQSGVGFAADMDAVNHPASVASGVVVGSAAPSLGVGAVMQTLVGLAVVIGLVFGCAWLARRLGFQPTRRGGALKVVASVAVGGKESATVVEIGDTWLVLGVAPGNVRLLHTLPAGSTGIAEPADDPAPSGSFGQRFREALRGEAGKRLGRNR; the protein is encoded by the coding sequence ATGATGCGACGGGTCGCGCTCGCGGGCGTCGCGCTGGCCGCCGCGCTGCAGTCCGGCGTCGGCTTCGCGGCCGACATGGATGCGGTCAACCATCCCGCGTCGGTCGCGTCCGGCGTGGTGGTCGGCTCGGCCGCGCCGTCGCTCGGCGTCGGCGCGGTGATGCAGACGCTGGTCGGGCTCGCGGTCGTGATCGGCCTCGTGTTCGGCTGCGCGTGGCTCGCGCGCCGGCTCGGCTTCCAGCCCACGCGCCGCGGCGGCGCGCTCAAGGTGGTCGCGAGCGTGGCGGTCGGCGGCAAGGAAAGCGCGACGGTCGTCGAGATCGGCGACACCTGGCTCGTGCTCGGCGTCGCGCCGGGCAACGTGCGGCTGCTGCACACGCTGCCCGCCGGCTCGACCGGCATCGCCGAGCCCGCCGACGACCCGGCGCCGTCCGGCAGCTTCGGCCAGCGTTTCCGCGAGGCGCTGCGCGGCGAGGCCGGCAAGCGCCTCGGGCGCAACCGCTGA
- the fliN gene encoding flagellar motor switch protein FliN, whose translation MTELNDTTGADDPQALADAALADAAAPAAASGEASLDDWAAALAEQNDQPIETGASGAGVFQPLSKAAATSTHNDIEMILDIPVKMTVELGRTKIAIRNLLQLAQGSVVELDGMAGEPMDVLVNGCLIAQGEVVVVNDKFGIRLTDIITPSERIRKLNR comes from the coding sequence ATGACTGAACTGAACGACACGACGGGCGCGGACGATCCGCAGGCGCTGGCCGATGCCGCGCTGGCCGATGCGGCGGCGCCGGCTGCCGCCTCGGGCGAGGCGAGCCTCGACGACTGGGCGGCGGCGCTCGCCGAGCAGAACGACCAGCCGATCGAGACCGGCGCATCGGGCGCGGGCGTGTTCCAGCCGCTGTCGAAGGCGGCCGCGACCTCGACCCACAACGACATCGAGATGATTCTCGACATCCCGGTCAAGATGACCGTCGAGCTGGGCCGCACCAAGATCGCGATCCGCAACCTGCTGCAGCTCGCGCAGGGTTCGGTGGTCGAGCTGGACGGCATGGCCGGCGAGCCGATGGACGTGCTCGTCAACGGCTGCCTGATCGCGCAGGGCGAGGTGGTGGTGGTCAACGACAAGTTCGGGATCCGGCTGACCGACATCATCACGCCGTCGGAACGGATCCGGAAGCTCAATCGATGA
- the fliM gene encoding flagellar motor switch protein FliM: MGHEEFMSQEEVDALLKGVTGETDSVSEQRDASGVRPYNIATQERIVRGRMPGLEIINDRFARLLRIGIFNFMRRTAEISVSQVKVQKYSEFTRNLPIPTNLNLVHVKPLRGTSLFVFDPNLVFFVVDNLFGGDGRFHTRVEGRDFTATEQRIIGKLLNLVFEQYSSAWKSVRPLQFEHVRSEMHTQFANVATPNEIVIVTQFSIEFGPTGGTLHICMPYSMIEPIRDVLSSPIQGEALEVDRRWVRVLSQQVQSAEVELTANLAEIPTTFERILNLRTGDVLPLDIADTITAKVDGVPVMECGYGIFNGQYALRVQKMIGASDTMKERGYD; encoded by the coding sequence ATGGGCCACGAAGAGTTCATGTCCCAGGAGGAGGTCGATGCACTCCTCAAGGGCGTTACAGGCGAGACCGATTCCGTATCCGAGCAGCGCGATGCGTCGGGCGTGCGCCCGTACAACATCGCGACGCAGGAACGGATCGTCCGCGGCCGGATGCCCGGCCTCGAGATCATCAACGACCGCTTCGCGCGACTCTTGCGGATCGGCATCTTCAACTTCATGCGGCGCACCGCGGAAATCTCGGTGAGCCAGGTGAAGGTGCAGAAGTACAGCGAGTTCACCCGCAACCTGCCGATCCCGACCAACCTGAACCTGGTGCACGTGAAGCCGCTGCGCGGCACCTCGCTGTTCGTGTTCGATCCGAACCTGGTGTTCTTCGTGGTCGACAACCTGTTCGGCGGCGACGGGCGCTTCCACACCCGGGTCGAGGGCCGCGACTTCACCGCGACCGAGCAGCGCATCATCGGCAAGCTGCTGAACCTGGTGTTCGAGCAGTACTCGAGCGCCTGGAAAAGCGTGCGGCCGCTGCAGTTCGAGCACGTGCGCTCGGAGATGCACACCCAGTTCGCGAACGTCGCGACGCCCAACGAGATCGTGATCGTCACCCAGTTCTCGATCGAGTTCGGGCCGACGGGCGGCACGCTGCACATCTGCATGCCCTACTCGATGATCGAGCCGATCCGCGACGTGCTGAGTTCGCCGATCCAGGGCGAGGCGCTCGAAGTCGACCGCCGCTGGGTGCGCGTGCTGTCGCAGCAGGTGCAGTCGGCCGAGGTCGAGCTGACCGCGAACCTCGCAGAAATTCCCACGACGTTCGAGCGGATCCTGAATCTGCGTACGGGCGACGTGCTGCCGCTCGACATCGCCGACACGATCACCGCTAAGGTCGACGGCGTGCCGGTGATGGAATGCGGCTACGGCATTTTCAATGGCCAATACGCGCTGCGCGTGCAGAAGATGATCGGCGCCAGCGACACGATGAAGGAAAGGGGATATGACTGA
- the fliL gene encoding flagellar basal body-associated protein FliL → MHATSHHARIHMATTTANQPADKPAPTGKFKRLALIVLVGLGAAAAAAGGMYVFMGKQGAHPGAAASAPAPLPVPTFFALEPLTVNLQSDDGVQHYLRVGLSLKLTDAKAQEHLTQHMPEIRSRILLALSAKHPEELATIDGKQALAGELKKLIEEPTQPGNQSARVDDVLFTEFVVQ, encoded by the coding sequence ATGCATGCTACGAGTCATCACGCACGCATCCACATGGCCACCACGACCGCAAACCAGCCCGCAGACAAACCCGCGCCGACCGGCAAGTTCAAGCGCCTCGCGCTTATCGTCCTGGTCGGGCTCGGCGCCGCGGCCGCGGCCGCCGGCGGCATGTACGTGTTCATGGGCAAGCAGGGCGCGCACCCGGGCGCCGCCGCGAGCGCGCCGGCGCCGCTGCCGGTGCCGACCTTCTTCGCGCTGGAGCCGCTCACCGTCAACCTGCAGTCGGACGACGGCGTGCAGCACTACCTGCGCGTCGGCCTGTCGCTGAAGCTCACCGATGCGAAGGCGCAGGAGCACCTGACCCAGCACATGCCGGAGATCCGCAGCCGGATCCTGCTCGCGCTGTCGGCCAAGCACCCGGAAGAACTGGCGACGATCGACGGCAAGCAGGCGCTCGCGGGCGAGCTGAAGAAGCTGATCGAGGAGCCGACCCAGCCGGGCAATCAGAGCGCACGCGTCGACGACGTGCTGTTCACCGAGTTCGTCGTCCAATAA
- a CDS encoding LrgB family protein gives MLAFAALPATPVASAAWSAGCFVLTIALYFASKRLYARRKTLLFSPLVMVPAVLVALVALTGTPYAVYFHDTRWLMWLLGPATLAFAVPIYEYRALMRRHWLSLTVGVAVGIAAALCGSLLLAKLLHLSPELQRSLMTRSISTPFALAVSDRIHAPRDLTALFVIATGVCGMLIGELVLALLPLRSRLARGALFGAAAHAVGTAKAREIGSEEGVVSSLTMMIAGVAMVLLAPLLTLLPI, from the coding sequence ATGCTCGCCTTCGCCGCCCTGCCCGCCACGCCCGTCGCCAGCGCCGCCTGGTCGGCCGGCTGCTTCGTCCTCACGATCGCGCTCTATTTCGCCTCGAAGCGGCTCTACGCGCGCCGCAAGACCCTGCTGTTCTCGCCGCTCGTGATGGTGCCCGCGGTGCTGGTCGCGCTCGTCGCGCTGACGGGCACCCCGTATGCCGTGTACTTCCACGACACCCGCTGGCTGATGTGGCTGCTCGGCCCGGCCACCCTGGCATTCGCCGTGCCGATCTACGAATACCGCGCGCTGATGCGGCGACACTGGCTGTCGCTGACGGTCGGCGTGGCGGTCGGGATCGCCGCCGCGCTGTGCGGCTCGCTGCTGCTCGCGAAGCTGCTGCACCTGTCGCCCGAGCTGCAGCGCAGCCTGATGACGCGCTCGATCTCCACGCCGTTCGCGCTCGCGGTGTCGGACCGGATCCACGCGCCGCGCGACCTCACGGCGCTGTTCGTGATCGCGACCGGCGTGTGCGGGATGCTGATCGGCGAGCTCGTGCTCGCGCTGCTGCCGCTGCGCAGCCGGCTCGCGCGCGGCGCGCTGTTCGGCGCCGCCGCGCACGCGGTCGGCACCGCCAAGGCGCGCGAGATCGGCAGTGAGGAGGGCGTCGTGTCGAGCCTCACCATGATGATCGCCGGGGTCGCGATGGTGCTGCTCGCGCCGCTCCTGACCCTGCTGCCGATCTAG
- a CDS encoding CidA/LrgA family protein translates to MSKPFAAAIPTARAGRIVLQTAALGALWLAVDWAVRASGLPVPSGVIGLAVLLALLWSGGVAPGWIQDGANWLLSDMLLFFIPATVAAVQYGGLFRVDGWRLALVVVAGTAFVMLAVAVAVDVAAGFERRLALRRRRADRRRARPGAPTPKAAAA, encoded by the coding sequence ATGTCGAAGCCGTTTGCCGCCGCCATCCCCACCGCCCGCGCCGGCCGGATCGTGCTGCAGACCGCCGCGCTCGGCGCGCTGTGGCTCGCGGTCGACTGGGCCGTGCGCGCGAGCGGGCTGCCGGTGCCGTCGGGCGTGATCGGGCTCGCCGTGCTGCTCGCGCTGCTGTGGAGCGGCGGCGTCGCGCCCGGCTGGATCCAGGACGGCGCGAACTGGCTGCTGTCCGACATGCTGCTGTTCTTCATCCCGGCCACCGTCGCGGCCGTCCAGTACGGCGGGCTGTTCCGCGTCGACGGCTGGCGGCTGGCGCTCGTCGTGGTCGCCGGCACCGCGTTCGTGATGCTGGCCGTGGCGGTCGCCGTCGACGTCGCGGCGGGCTTCGAGCGCCGCCTCGCGCTGCGGCGCCGGCGCGCCGACCGGCGCCGCGCCCGGCCGGGCGCGCCCACGCCCAAGGCCGCGGCCGCCTGA
- a CDS encoding LysR family transcriptional regulator, producing MELRALRYFVEVVRQQSFTAAAELMFVTQPTISKMVKSLEDEIGSPLLLRDGRQMVLTDAGRIVFQRGQDVLAAQAQLRAELNDLGTLGRGELTIGIPPLGGSLFTPAIAAFRRRYPKIELKLFEQGARAIEAALMAGELELGGVLEPVDPAVFEVLPMVRAPLWLVSRRGARWDEAAAVPLADLAGEPFVFYGESLALHDAVLDACRRAGFTPSIVSRSGHWDFMAALVHAGVGIALLPEPYCRRLDSAEFSCRPIVEPEISWAIAVGWLRKGYLSHAARAWLDVARETRPVDPGDDLVFGGLRAR from the coding sequence ATGGAACTGCGGGCGCTGCGTTATTTCGTCGAGGTGGTCCGGCAACAGAGCTTCACGGCCGCGGCCGAGCTGATGTTCGTCACCCAGCCGACCATCAGCAAGATGGTGAAATCGCTGGAGGACGAGATCGGCTCGCCGCTGCTGCTGCGCGACGGTCGCCAGATGGTGCTGACGGATGCCGGGCGCATCGTGTTCCAGCGCGGCCAGGACGTGCTTGCCGCGCAGGCGCAGCTGCGGGCCGAGCTGAACGATCTCGGCACGCTCGGGCGCGGCGAGCTGACGATCGGCATCCCGCCGCTCGGCGGCTCGCTGTTCACGCCGGCGATCGCGGCGTTCCGCCGGCGCTACCCGAAGATCGAGCTGAAGCTGTTCGAGCAGGGCGCGCGCGCGATCGAGGCGGCGCTCATGGCGGGCGAGCTGGAGCTGGGCGGCGTGCTGGAGCCGGTCGACCCGGCCGTGTTCGAGGTGCTGCCGATGGTGCGCGCGCCGCTGTGGCTGGTCTCGCGGCGCGGCGCGCGCTGGGACGAGGCGGCCGCGGTGCCGCTCGCCGACCTCGCGGGCGAACCGTTCGTGTTCTACGGGGAAAGCCTCGCGCTGCACGACGCGGTGCTCGACGCATGCCGCCGGGCCGGCTTCACGCCGTCGATCGTGAGCCGCAGCGGCCATTGGGATTTCATGGCGGCGCTGGTGCACGCGGGAGTCGGCATCGCGCTGCTGCCGGAGCCGTACTGCCGGCGGCTCGACTCGGCCGAGTTCAGCTGCCGGCCGATCGTCGAGCCCGAGATCAGCTGGGCGATCGCGGTCGGCTGGCTCAGGAAGGGCTACCTGTCGCATGCGGCGCGCGCGTGGCTCGACGTCGCGCGCGAGACCCGGCCGGTCGACCCGGGCGACGATCTCGTGTTCGGCGGCCTGCGCGCGCGCTGA